One genomic window of Micromonospora sp. WMMD1128 includes the following:
- a CDS encoding HPF/RaiA family ribosome-associated protein, with amino-acid sequence MSAVANPATVAECLRVGAGFSQGDRNWIAEQFATLDARLASFHADATELEVTVKDREARGQKVTLECWVAGRQKIVTTSTEEDLHAALNDVRDDLRRKLNDSKTRQEPRNNKHLRPTEQPPAVPIEDALRQDAETA; translated from the coding sequence ATGAGCGCCGTGGCGAACCCCGCGACCGTGGCCGAGTGCCTGCGGGTCGGTGCCGGGTTCTCCCAGGGCGACCGGAACTGGATCGCCGAGCAGTTCGCGACCCTGGACGCGCGGCTCGCCAGCTTCCACGCCGACGCCACCGAGCTTGAGGTGACCGTCAAGGACCGCGAGGCCCGGGGCCAGAAGGTGACCCTGGAGTGCTGGGTCGCCGGTCGGCAGAAGATCGTCACCACCTCGACCGAGGAGGATCTGCACGCCGCGCTCAACGACGTCCGGGACGACCTGCGCCGCAAGCTCAACGACTCGAAGACCCGGCAGGAGCCGCGCAACAACAAGCACCTGCGCCCCACGGAGCAGCCCCCGGCCGTCCCGATCGAGGACGCGCTGCGCCAGGACGCCGAGACCGCCTGA
- a CDS encoding pyridoxal phosphate-dependent aminotransferase, whose protein sequence is MRQAQRLKSVRYDIRGPVLRRAQELEAAGHRILKLNLGNPAPWGLATPEPIVADVVQNIVAAQGYSDARGIYSARVAVAQHYQTLGVPDVQPDDVLLGNGVSELIVMVLQALLDTGDEVLVPSPDYPLWTGAVNLCSGRAVHYRCDESADWAPDLEHMASRITDRTRALVVINPNNPTGAVYSREVLLGMIELARKHDLLIFADEIYDKIVYEGATHHTLAALAPDVPVVSMGGLSKVYRAAGFRSGWLATSGFSGGDSDYLDGLQLLANMRVCPNVPAQHAIQTALGGYQSIEELTRAGGRLLEQRDHAWQSLVDIPGVDCVKPAGALYLFARLDPQVHKIHDDERLVIDLLEQQHLLISHGTGFNLDTPDHLRMVFLAATDVLDDAVSRLRTFLSTYHQ, encoded by the coding sequence ATGCGGCAGGCGCAGCGGCTGAAGAGTGTCCGGTACGACATCCGCGGCCCGGTGCTGCGCCGGGCGCAGGAGCTGGAGGCGGCCGGGCACCGGATCCTCAAGCTGAACCTGGGCAACCCGGCGCCATGGGGGCTGGCCACGCCGGAGCCGATCGTCGCCGACGTCGTGCAGAACATCGTGGCCGCGCAGGGGTACAGCGACGCGCGCGGCATCTATTCCGCCCGCGTCGCGGTGGCCCAGCACTACCAGACTCTCGGGGTGCCCGACGTGCAGCCGGACGACGTGCTGCTCGGCAACGGGGTCTCCGAGCTGATCGTGATGGTGCTCCAGGCGCTGCTGGACACCGGCGACGAGGTGCTGGTGCCGAGTCCGGACTACCCGCTCTGGACCGGCGCGGTGAACCTGTGCAGCGGTCGCGCGGTGCACTACCGGTGTGACGAGAGCGCGGACTGGGCGCCGGACCTGGAGCACATGGCGTCGCGGATCACCGACCGCACCCGCGCGCTCGTGGTGATCAACCCGAACAACCCGACCGGCGCGGTGTACTCCCGGGAGGTGCTGCTCGGCATGATCGAGCTGGCCCGCAAGCACGATCTGCTGATCTTCGCCGACGAGATCTACGACAAGATCGTGTACGAAGGCGCGACGCACCACACGCTCGCCGCGCTCGCGCCGGACGTGCCAGTGGTCAGCATGGGTGGCCTGTCCAAGGTCTACCGGGCCGCGGGCTTCCGCTCCGGCTGGCTCGCCACAAGCGGCTTCAGCGGCGGCGACTCGGACTACCTGGACGGGCTGCAACTGCTCGCCAACATGCGCGTCTGCCCGAACGTGCCCGCCCAGCACGCCATCCAGACCGCGCTCGGCGGCTACCAGAGCATCGAGGAGCTGACCCGTGCCGGAGGCCGCCTGCTGGAGCAACGTGACCACGCCTGGCAGTCCCTCGTCGACATCCCCGGCGTCGACTGCGTGAAACCGGCCGGCGCCCTCTACCTCTTCGCCCGCCTCGACCCCCAGGTCCACAAGATCCACGACGACGAGCGCCTGGTGATCGACCTCCTGGAGCAGCAGCACCTCCTGATCTCCCACGGCACCGGCTTCAACCTCGACACCCCGGACCACCTCCGCATGGTCTTCCTGGCCGCCACCGACGTCCTCGACGACGCCGTCTCCCGGCTCCGCACCTTCCTCTCCACCTACCACCAGTAG
- a CDS encoding cobyric acid synthase, with amino-acid sequence MSGGLLVAGTTSDAGKSVLTAGICRWLRRRGVRVAPFKAQNMSNNSAVVVGPDGRGGELGRAQAMQAAAAGLAPDLRFNPVLLKPGSDLASQVVLLGEAVDTVTAGNYHALRPRLAATAYAALAELRAEYEVVICEGAGSPAEINLRAGDYVNLGLARQAGLPTIVVGDIDRGGVFASMFGTVALLDAADQALVAGFVINKFRGDLGLLRPGLDMLRQVTGRPTYGVLPWALDLWLDAEDSLAYGRVLGRPAAPRGTDWLDVAVVRLPRISNATDVEALATEPGVRVRLTVEPAELAAADLVVLPGSKSTVADLAWLRETGLADAVRTHAAAGRPLLGICGGFQMLGRAIHDPVESRRGSVPGLGLLPVEVTFDRRKTVRRAEGTAAGDADVPVHGYEIHHGRVSAADPGLPPLLRYADGAGEGARLGTVYGTHWHGAFSSDAFRRRFLTEVAGAAGRTGFKVAPDTSFAAARERTLDLLGDLVEEHLDTDALWRLIESGPPPGLPFVPPGAPG; translated from the coding sequence GTGAGCGGGGGACTGCTTGTCGCCGGCACCACCTCGGACGCCGGCAAGAGCGTGCTCACCGCCGGCATCTGCCGCTGGCTGCGCCGCCGGGGCGTCCGGGTCGCCCCGTTCAAGGCGCAGAACATGTCGAACAACTCGGCCGTGGTGGTCGGCCCGGACGGTCGGGGCGGCGAGCTGGGCCGGGCGCAGGCGATGCAGGCCGCCGCCGCCGGGCTCGCCCCGGACCTGCGGTTCAACCCGGTGCTGCTCAAGCCGGGCAGCGACCTCGCCAGCCAGGTGGTGCTGCTCGGCGAGGCGGTCGACACGGTCACCGCCGGCAACTACCACGCGCTGCGACCCCGGCTGGCCGCCACCGCGTACGCGGCGCTGGCCGAGCTGCGCGCCGAGTACGAGGTGGTGATCTGCGAGGGCGCGGGCAGCCCGGCGGAGATCAACCTGCGGGCCGGCGACTACGTGAACCTGGGGCTGGCCCGGCAGGCGGGGCTGCCCACGATCGTGGTCGGTGACATCGACCGGGGCGGCGTGTTCGCCTCGATGTTCGGCACCGTGGCGCTGCTCGACGCGGCCGACCAGGCGCTCGTCGCCGGGTTTGTGATCAACAAGTTCCGCGGTGACCTCGGGTTGCTGCGGCCCGGGCTGGACATGCTGCGTCAGGTCACCGGCCGCCCCACGTACGGGGTGCTGCCCTGGGCGCTGGACCTGTGGCTGGACGCGGAGGACTCACTCGCGTACGGGCGGGTGCTCGGCCGACCGGCGGCGCCGCGCGGCACCGACTGGCTCGACGTGGCGGTGGTCCGGCTGCCCCGGATCAGCAACGCCACCGACGTCGAGGCGCTGGCCACCGAGCCCGGCGTGCGGGTCCGGCTGACCGTCGAGCCGGCCGAGCTGGCCGCCGCCGACCTGGTGGTGCTCCCCGGCTCCAAGTCGACAGTCGCCGACCTGGCCTGGCTGCGGGAGACCGGACTGGCCGACGCGGTGCGGACGCACGCCGCCGCCGGTCGCCCGCTGCTCGGCATCTGCGGCGGGTTCCAGATGCTCGGTCGGGCGATCCACGACCCGGTGGAGAGCCGCCGGGGCAGCGTCCCCGGCCTCGGGCTGCTGCCCGTCGAGGTCACGTTCGACAGGCGCAAGACGGTCCGCCGGGCCGAGGGCACGGCGGCCGGCGACGCGGACGTGCCTGTGCACGGGTACGAGATCCACCACGGTCGGGTCTCCGCCGCCGACCCGGGCCTGCCGCCGCTGCTGCGGTATGCCGACGGCGCCGGCGAGGGCGCCCGGCTCGGCACGGTGTACGGGACGCACTGGCACGGCGCCTTCTCCTCCGACGCGTTCCGTCGGCGGTTCCTCACCGAGGTCGCCGGCGCGGCCGGGCGGACCGGTTTCAAGGTCGCGCCGGACACGTCGTTCGCGGCGGCCCGGGAGCGGACGCTCGACCTGCTCGGCGACCTGGTGGAGGAACACCTCGACACCGACGCGCTGTGGCGGCTGATCGAGTCCGGCCCGCCACCCGGCCTGCCGTTCGTGCCACCCGGCGCACCCGGCTGA
- a CDS encoding rhodanese-like domain-containing protein has protein sequence MCPGVDALLEQARAGLRRLTPHETVEAVRGGALLIDTRTETQRREEGELPGAIVIDRTVLEWRLDPASAWRIPEATGYDREIVVVCRQGYSSSLAAASLQTLGLRHATDMIGGVQGWREAGLPMSDRPADVRP, from the coding sequence ATGTGTCCGGGCGTCGACGCCCTTCTGGAACAGGCCCGCGCCGGTCTCCGCCGGCTCACTCCACACGAGACGGTCGAGGCGGTACGCGGCGGCGCGCTGCTGATCGACACGCGCACCGAGACGCAGCGTCGCGAGGAGGGTGAGCTGCCCGGCGCGATCGTCATCGACCGCACGGTGCTGGAGTGGCGGCTCGACCCGGCGAGCGCGTGGCGCATCCCGGAGGCGACCGGGTACGACCGGGAGATCGTGGTGGTGTGCCGGCAGGGCTACAGCTCCAGCCTGGCCGCCGCCAGCCTCCAGACGCTCGGCCTGCGCCACGCCACCGACATGATCGGCGGCGTGCAGGGCTGGCGGGAAGCGGGGCTGCCGATGTCCGACCGCCCGGCCGACGTGCGGCCCTGA
- a CDS encoding dipeptidase, protein MTTPIISESEVRAAVARELPGVRADLERLVRIPGIAFEGFDHSHVERSAEAVAELLRGCGLDTRIVRSGGQPAVIGTKAAPAGAPTVLLYAHHDVQPVGDLALWESDPFEPVERDGRLYGRGAADDKAGIMAHVAALRAYGDRLPVGVVLFVEGEEEYGSDSLERLLAEHRDDLASDVIVIADSTNWDVGVPALTTSLRGIVNCFVEVRTLDHAVHSGMFGGAVPDALTALVRLLGTLHDDAGDVAVDGLAGRAGASVDYPEDRFRAEAGLVDGARLFGTGRITDRLWTKPALAILGIDAPATGEAPNALVPAAKAKLSVRLAPGDDPKKAYAALTAHLERNAPWGAQVTVTFEHDGAPCVIDAGGPMFDAARAAFRAAWDGTDPVDIGVGGSIPFIATFQEMFPQAAILVTGVEDPHARAHGPNESLHLGEFARVCLAEALLLAKVAEV, encoded by the coding sequence ATGACCACTCCGATCATCTCCGAGTCCGAGGTACGGGCCGCCGTCGCGCGCGAACTACCAGGTGTCCGTGCCGACCTGGAGCGACTCGTCCGCATCCCGGGCATCGCCTTCGAGGGCTTCGACCACTCGCACGTGGAGCGCTCCGCCGAGGCGGTGGCGGAGCTGCTGCGCGGCTGCGGCCTGGACACCCGGATCGTCCGCTCCGGCGGCCAGCCGGCGGTGATCGGGACGAAGGCGGCCCCGGCCGGCGCGCCCACCGTGCTGCTCTACGCCCACCACGACGTGCAGCCGGTCGGCGACCTGGCGCTGTGGGAGTCCGACCCGTTCGAGCCGGTGGAGCGCGACGGCCGCCTCTACGGCCGGGGCGCGGCCGACGACAAGGCCGGCATCATGGCGCACGTGGCCGCGTTGCGGGCGTACGGCGACCGGCTGCCGGTCGGCGTGGTGCTGTTCGTCGAGGGCGAGGAGGAGTACGGCTCGGACTCGCTGGAGCGGCTGCTCGCCGAGCACCGTGACGACCTGGCCTCGGACGTCATCGTGATCGCCGACTCCACCAACTGGGACGTCGGGGTCCCGGCGCTGACCACCTCGCTGCGCGGCATCGTGAACTGCTTCGTGGAGGTGCGCACGCTCGACCACGCGGTGCACAGCGGCATGTTCGGCGGCGCAGTGCCGGACGCGCTCACCGCGCTGGTGCGGCTGCTCGGCACGCTGCACGACGACGCCGGTGACGTGGCGGTGGACGGGCTGGCCGGGCGCGCGGGTGCGAGCGTCGACTACCCGGAGGACCGGTTCCGCGCGGAGGCCGGCCTGGTCGACGGCGCGCGGCTGTTCGGCACCGGCCGGATCACCGACCGGCTCTGGACCAAGCCGGCGCTGGCGATCCTCGGCATCGACGCGCCGGCCACCGGGGAGGCGCCGAACGCGCTGGTCCCGGCCGCGAAGGCGAAGCTGAGCGTACGGCTGGCGCCGGGCGACGACCCGAAGAAGGCGTACGCCGCGCTCACCGCCCACCTGGAGCGGAACGCGCCGTGGGGCGCGCAGGTGACGGTGACGTTCGAGCACGACGGCGCGCCCTGCGTGATCGACGCCGGCGGGCCGATGTTCGACGCGGCGCGGGCGGCGTTCCGGGCCGCGTGGGACGGCACCGACCCGGTCGACATCGGGGTGGGCGGCTCGATCCCGTTCATCGCCACGTTCCAGGAGATGTTCCCGCAGGCGGCGATCCTGGTGACCGGCGTGGAGGACCCGCACGCCCGGGCGCACGGGCCGAACGAGAGCCTGCACCTGGGCGAGTTCGCCCGGGTCTGCCTGGCCGAGGCGTTGCTGCTGGCCAAGGTGGCGGAGGTGTAA
- a CDS encoding ATP-dependent DNA ligase: MRFAELAATSAAVGATGGRRAKVELLAAALRGLDPTEIPAGAGYLAGELRQRQTGVGWAGLRDLPPPAAVPTLTVGAVDAAIDEISRVAGAGSQARRRELVGRLFAAATADEQRLLAGLFRGELRQGAQAGLLAEAVARAADVPVTAVRRALLLAGDLRAVASAALTGGAAALAGFGLQVGRPLAPMLAQSAPTVDEALTATGAPAVVDVKLDGIRIQVHRSGADIAVFTRSLDEITGRLPEVVAAVRALPARELVLDGEAIGLDAAGRPLPFQQTSSHAARRTTPSTTGGSPVAPAVLAAAERAGEPVLTPYFFDLLHLDGADLIDLPGRERWSTLARAVDPALLVGRVEVADAAQAGAAFAAAVDAGQEGVVVKDPAAPYDAGRRGAAWVKVKPRHTLDLVVLAVEWGSGRRQGWLSNLHLGARDPGTGEFVMLGKTFKGLTDELLRWQTERFLSLAVEKGDWVVRVRPEQVVEIAFDGVQTSSRYPGGMALRFARVVRYRDDKTAAEADTIDAVRAIHAGRVTG; this comes from the coding sequence GTGCGTTTCGCGGAGTTGGCGGCCACCTCGGCCGCGGTCGGCGCCACCGGCGGCCGGCGGGCCAAGGTGGAGCTGCTGGCCGCCGCGCTGCGCGGGCTCGACCCGACCGAGATCCCGGCCGGCGCCGGCTACCTCGCCGGTGAGCTGCGGCAGCGGCAGACCGGTGTGGGCTGGGCGGGCCTGCGTGACCTGCCCCCACCGGCGGCCGTGCCGACCCTGACCGTGGGCGCGGTCGACGCGGCGATCGACGAGATCTCCCGGGTCGCCGGTGCCGGCTCGCAGGCCCGGCGGCGGGAGCTGGTCGGCCGGCTCTTCGCCGCGGCGACCGCCGACGAGCAGCGGCTGCTGGCCGGGCTGTTCCGCGGCGAGCTGCGCCAGGGCGCCCAGGCCGGCCTGCTCGCCGAGGCGGTGGCCCGGGCCGCCGACGTGCCGGTCACGGCCGTCCGGCGGGCCCTGCTGCTCGCCGGTGACCTGCGGGCGGTGGCAAGCGCGGCGCTCACCGGTGGCGCCGCCGCGCTGGCCGGGTTCGGGCTCCAGGTGGGCCGTCCGCTCGCGCCGATGCTGGCGCAGAGCGCGCCCACTGTCGACGAGGCGCTCACCGCCACCGGCGCGCCGGCCGTGGTCGACGTCAAGCTCGACGGCATCCGCATCCAGGTGCACCGCTCCGGGGCGGACATCGCGGTCTTCACCCGCAGCCTCGACGAGATCACCGGCCGGCTGCCCGAGGTGGTGGCCGCCGTCCGCGCGCTGCCCGCCCGCGAGCTGGTGCTCGACGGCGAGGCGATCGGGCTGGACGCCGCCGGCCGGCCGCTGCCGTTCCAGCAGACGTCGAGCCACGCGGCGCGGCGCACCACGCCCAGCACCACCGGCGGCAGCCCGGTCGCGCCCGCCGTGCTCGCCGCCGCCGAGCGGGCCGGCGAGCCGGTGCTCACGCCGTACTTCTTCGACCTGCTGCACCTCGACGGCGCCGACCTGATCGACCTGCCCGGGCGGGAGCGGTGGTCGACGCTTGCCCGCGCGGTCGACCCGGCGTTGCTCGTCGGCCGGGTGGAGGTGGCCGACGCGGCGCAGGCCGGCGCGGCGTTCGCCGCCGCGGTCGACGCCGGCCAGGAGGGCGTGGTGGTCAAGGACCCGGCCGCGCCCTACGACGCGGGGCGGCGCGGCGCGGCCTGGGTCAAGGTGAAGCCCCGGCACACGCTCGACCTGGTGGTGCTCGCCGTCGAGTGGGGCAGCGGCCGGCGTCAGGGTTGGCTGTCCAACCTGCACCTGGGCGCCCGCGACCCCGGCACCGGCGAGTTCGTCATGCTCGGCAAGACGTTCAAGGGGCTGACCGACGAGCTGTTGCGCTGGCAGACCGAGCGGTTCCTGTCGCTGGCCGTGGAGAAGGGCGACTGGGTGGTGCGGGTGCGGCCGGAGCAGGTGGTCGAGATCGCCTTCGACGGGGTGCAGACGAGCAGCCGCTACCCGGGCGGGATGGCGTTGCGCTTCGCCCGGGTGGTGCGCTATCGGGACGACAAGACCGCCGCCGAGGCGGACACCATCGACGCGGTCCGGGCGATCCACGCCGGCCGGGTCACCGGCTGA
- a CDS encoding cobyrinate a,c-diamide synthase: protein MTDVPRVVLSAPSSGHGTGALSLGLLAALGDRGLAVAGFKVGPDQVDAAYLGLAAGRPGRTLDPRLVGPERIAPLFAHGAAGAGFALVQGTMGLYDSVAGRPESESTAAVATALRSPVVLVVDVAAMGQSVAALVHGFRAYDEQLWLGGVILNRVASPRHETLLREALDDVGVPVYGALRRHELPPVLPARRHGTAPVVRGDAEAERGVRRLGEAVAATVDLDRLLTLARSAPALTVEPWSPEPAEGPATSAERPVVALAGGPAGSYSHPETAELLRAAGVEVVTLDPLRDEALPAGTRALVVGGGLPEAYAEQLSTNRRLCIAVAELARSGRPVVAEGAGLLWLARELDGQPMCGVLDAVGTVRDGLVVGYREATAVTGSVVAPAGVTVTGHKQHAAVLTPRAGDRPAWQWGGGTPEGFVRQAVHASQLVPHWAALPGIAHRLATAAAAPTPTPA, encoded by the coding sequence ATGACCGACGTGCCGCGCGTCGTGCTGAGCGCGCCCTCCTCGGGGCACGGCACCGGCGCACTCTCCCTCGGCCTGCTCGCGGCCCTCGGTGACCGAGGGCTGGCGGTGGCCGGGTTCAAGGTCGGGCCGGACCAGGTGGACGCGGCGTACCTCGGGCTGGCCGCCGGCCGTCCCGGCCGCACGCTCGACCCCCGGCTGGTCGGCCCGGAGCGGATCGCCCCGCTCTTCGCGCACGGCGCGGCCGGGGCCGGGTTCGCGCTGGTCCAGGGCACCATGGGGCTCTACGACTCGGTGGCCGGTCGGCCGGAGAGCGAGTCCACCGCCGCCGTCGCCACCGCGCTGCGCAGCCCGGTGGTGCTGGTGGTGGACGTGGCCGCGATGGGCCAGTCGGTGGCCGCGCTCGTGCACGGCTTCCGGGCGTACGACGAGCAGCTCTGGCTGGGCGGCGTGATCCTCAACCGGGTGGCTTCACCGCGACACGAGACGTTGCTGCGCGAGGCGCTCGACGACGTCGGGGTGCCGGTCTACGGCGCGCTGCGCCGGCACGAGCTGCCCCCGGTGCTGCCGGCCCGCCGGCACGGCACGGCGCCTGTGGTGCGCGGTGACGCCGAGGCCGAGCGCGGGGTGCGCCGCCTCGGTGAGGCGGTGGCCGCCACGGTCGACCTGGACCGGCTGCTGACGCTTGCCCGCTCGGCGCCCGCGTTGACCGTCGAGCCCTGGTCGCCGGAGCCGGCGGAGGGGCCGGCCACGTCCGCCGAGCGGCCGGTGGTCGCGCTCGCCGGCGGCCCGGCCGGCAGCTACAGCCACCCCGAGACCGCCGAGCTGCTGCGCGCCGCCGGGGTCGAGGTGGTCACGCTCGACCCGCTGCGCGACGAGGCGCTGCCCGCCGGGACCCGCGCGCTCGTCGTCGGTGGCGGGCTTCCGGAGGCGTACGCGGAGCAGCTCTCCACCAACCGCCGGCTCTGCATCGCGGTGGCCGAGCTGGCCCGCTCGGGCCGCCCGGTGGTCGCCGAGGGCGCGGGCCTGCTCTGGTTGGCCCGGGAGTTGGACGGCCAGCCGATGTGCGGGGTGCTCGACGCGGTCGGCACGGTCCGGGACGGCCTGGTGGTCGGCTACCGGGAGGCGACCGCGGTCACCGGCAGCGTGGTGGCGCCGGCGGGCGTCACGGTGACCGGGCACAAGCAGCACGCCGCCGTGCTCACCCCGCGGGCCGGTGACCGGCCGGCGTGGCAGTGGGGCGGCGGCACCCCGGAGGGCTTCGTGCGCCAGGCCGTGCACGCTTCCCAGCTCGTGCCGCACTGGGCCGCGCTCCCCGGCATCGCCCACCGCCTGGCAACCGCCGCCGCAGCCCCCACCCCCACCCCAGCCTGA
- a CDS encoding transglycosylase domain-containing protein has product MSNRPLASAGRAVPLLRAGLIAGIVVAAAMYPLAAATGIGAKATAHAVQQKTSILKTALPAETSYVYAPDGRTVLTMFYEEYRQYTKIENMSPNIQQAIVAAEDNRFYQHHGVDPKGVARAFVSNARSGGVSQGASTLTMQYVRMALRDSASTPKEVQEATQQTSLRKVKEMRMALDIEKHLTKDQILERYLNSAYFGHRAYGIYAASQIFFSKTPATLSPVEAATLAGLVKSPSEYDPITSDQKDATARRNYVLDNMSRLGYLSPDAAASAKAQPITLKLTDPPNDCAAIDGAHRSWGFYCDYLKNWWSAQPAFGENRLERMDKLRRGGYRIVLALDPKAQAAAEKNVGAKDNTGSPFANGIVVAEPGTGRIKAMAVNRNYSLDLAENPNSSNPEAGPKVKANYPNTVAPLLGGGTLPGYQAGSTFKMFPMLAALNAGMPLSTAYDSPYKYQSAVYDGWAPSNASAAMTGRQTMWSGFGKSVNTYFVQLEEKVGADAGVRLAEQLGLRWRTDVDKEQASPGKAKKWGAFTLGVSDATPLEMANAYAAVAADGRYCEAIPVNAIMNRDGTPATWSTPGGVQREVAKPRCRQVVSADAARAATDAARCPTGDTPAKGSCGGWSTADSVRKTVGRPVAGKTGTTDSTRSAWFVGYTPELAAASFIADPDNPFNAVGDGQSQVPVNAVAQTLRDALKGQPTRQFTPPSDQIVG; this is encoded by the coding sequence GTGAGCAACCGACCCCTTGCCTCTGCTGGTCGTGCCGTGCCCCTCCTACGCGCCGGGCTGATCGCCGGCATCGTCGTCGCCGCCGCGATGTACCCGCTGGCCGCCGCTACCGGCATCGGCGCGAAGGCCACCGCGCACGCCGTGCAGCAGAAGACGAGCATCCTCAAGACCGCCCTGCCGGCCGAGACCTCGTACGTCTACGCGCCCGACGGCCGGACCGTGCTGACCATGTTCTACGAGGAGTACCGGCAGTACACCAAGATCGAGAACATGTCGCCGAACATCCAGCAGGCGATCGTCGCCGCCGAGGACAACCGCTTCTACCAGCACCACGGCGTCGACCCGAAGGGCGTGGCGCGCGCCTTCGTCTCCAACGCCCGCTCCGGCGGTGTCTCCCAGGGCGCCTCCACCCTCACCATGCAGTACGTCCGGATGGCCCTGCGGGACAGCGCCAGCACCCCGAAGGAGGTCCAGGAGGCCACCCAGCAGACCAGCCTGCGCAAGGTCAAGGAGATGCGCATGGCGCTCGACATCGAGAAGCACCTGACCAAGGACCAGATCCTGGAGCGCTACCTCAACTCGGCCTACTTCGGCCACCGCGCGTACGGGATCTACGCCGCCTCGCAGATCTTCTTCTCGAAGACACCCGCCACGCTCAGCCCGGTCGAGGCCGCCACGCTGGCCGGGCTGGTCAAGTCCCCGTCGGAGTACGACCCGATCACCTCCGACCAGAAGGACGCCACCGCCCGGCGCAACTACGTGCTGGACAACATGTCCCGCCTCGGATACCTGTCGCCGGACGCCGCCGCGTCGGCCAAGGCCCAGCCGATCACGCTGAAGCTGACCGACCCGCCGAACGACTGCGCCGCGATCGACGGCGCGCACCGGAGTTGGGGCTTCTACTGCGACTATCTGAAGAACTGGTGGAGCGCGCAGCCCGCGTTCGGCGAGAACCGCCTGGAACGGATGGACAAGCTGCGTCGCGGCGGCTACCGGATCGTGCTCGCGCTCGACCCGAAGGCCCAGGCGGCGGCCGAGAAGAATGTGGGCGCAAAGGACAACACCGGCAGCCCGTTCGCCAACGGGATCGTGGTCGCCGAACCCGGCACCGGGCGGATCAAGGCGATGGCGGTGAACCGGAACTACTCGCTGGACCTGGCCGAGAACCCGAACAGCTCGAATCCGGAGGCCGGCCCGAAGGTCAAGGCGAACTACCCGAACACGGTGGCGCCGCTGCTCGGCGGTGGGACGCTCCCCGGCTACCAGGCCGGCTCGACGTTCAAGATGTTCCCGATGCTCGCCGCGCTCAACGCCGGGATGCCGCTGTCCACCGCGTACGACTCGCCGTACAAGTACCAGTCCGCGGTCTACGACGGGTGGGCGCCGTCGAACGCCAGCGCCGCGATGACCGGCCGGCAGACCATGTGGTCCGGGTTCGGCAAGTCGGTGAACACCTACTTCGTCCAACTGGAGGAGAAGGTGGGCGCGGACGCCGGGGTGCGCCTGGCCGAGCAGTTGGGGCTGCGCTGGCGCACCGACGTGGACAAGGAGCAGGCGTCACCGGGCAAGGCGAAGAAGTGGGGCGCGTTCACGCTCGGCGTCTCCGACGCCACCCCGCTGGAGATGGCGAACGCGTACGCGGCCGTGGCGGCCGACGGGCGCTACTGCGAGGCGATCCCGGTCAACGCGATCATGAACCGGGACGGCACGCCGGCCACCTGGTCCACCCCGGGTGGGGTGCAGCGGGAGGTGGCCAAGCCCCGGTGCCGTCAGGTCGTGAGCGCCGACGCCGCCCGGGCGGCCACCGACGCGGCGCGCTGCCCGACCGGCGACACCCCGGCCAAGGGGAGCTGCGGCGGCTGGTCGACGGCGGACAGCGTCCGGAAGACGGTCGGCCGGCCGGTCGCCGGCAAGACCGGCACCACGGACAGCACCCGGTCGGCGTGGTTCGTCGGCTACACGCCGGAGCTGGCGGCGGCGAGCTTCATCGCCGATCCGGACAATCCGTTCAACGCGGTGGGCGACGGCCAGTCCCAGGTCCCGGTGAACGCGGTGGCGCAGACGCTGCGCGACGCCCTGAAGGGCCAGCCCACCCGCCAGTTCACCCCGCCCTCCGACCAGATCGTCGGCTGA